One region of Tachysurus vachellii isolate PV-2020 chromosome 11, HZAU_Pvac_v1, whole genome shotgun sequence genomic DNA includes:
- the adra2b gene encoding alpha-2B adrenergic receptor has protein sequence MTRTLGMDQNISSNTTSTSKEIMNLSPYSPEATAAFATAITLMILFTIVGNILVIIAVLTSRSLRGPQNLFLVSLAAADILVATLIIPFSLANELMGYWYFRSVWCEIYLALDVLFCTSSIVHLCAISLDRYMSISRAVTYGAQRTPRRIKCAILVVWLISAVISFPPLLSMNKNQGNSSSSVGPQCQLNNERWYILYSTIGSFFAPCLIMILVYMRIYQIAKQRTRCPPGEPRKEIPTGAATPKDRSLLNGRGDGTTQTNPITTRPPTLNVPQAEGTNRPTGTNTLHPPLSPSKEMTPSTPTAPAVPSLSLSPSSAFMQKQDTDSKKPKQSKKEKRIVKKPDNNNGESSSSDSDTEHGGAGIEIPVTPGAELDTGIHSPATVQKYRDMITTAKGTKLASGKLKQDGTPNSARRKAMVNREKRFTFVLAVVIGVFVVCWFPFFFSYSLQAVCPKTCELPKPVFTFFFWIGYCNSCLNPVIYTIFNKDFRRAFKKILCKNTKGTFF, from the coding sequence ATGACAAGGACTTTAGGAATGGACCAAAACATCAGCAGCAACACAACGTCAACCTCCAAAGAGATCATGAATTTATCCCCGTATTCTCCTGAAGCAACAGCAGCCTTTGCCACGGCGATTACGCTCATGATTCTTTTCACCATAGTGGGAAACATCCTAGTCATCATTGCTGTACTGACGAGTCGTTCTCTGAGGGGCCCGCAAAACCTCTTTCTGGTCTCGTTGGCTGCGGCGGACATCCTGGTGGCCACGTTGATCATCCCTTTCTCGCTGGCCAATGAGCTGATGGGCTACTGGTACTTCCGCTCGGTGTGGTGCGAGATCTACCTGGCGCTGGATGTGCTCTTCTGCACGTCCTCCATCGTCCATTTGTGTGCAATCAGCTTGGACCGATACATGTCCATATCACGCGCCGTGACCTATGGAGCCCAGAGGACGCCGCGCCGCATCAAATGTGCCATCTTAGTAGTTTGGCTCATCTCAGCCGTCATCTCTTTCCCGCCGCTGCTTTCCATGAACAAGAACCAGGGGAACTCCAGCTCCTCCGTGGGACCTCAGTGCCAGCTCAACAACGAGCGCTGGTACATTCTCTACTCCACCATCGGCTCCTTCTTCGCCCCCTGCCTCATCATGATCCTCGTCTACATGCGCATTTATCAGATCGCCAAGCAGCGCACAAGATGCCCACCGGGAGAACCAAGGAAAGAGATCCCGACCGGTGCCGCGACTCCAAAAGACAGATCTCTCCTAAACGGACGAGGAGATGGCACGACCCAGACAAATCCCATCACTACAAGGCCACCCACACTCAACGTGCCTCAAGCCGAGGGCACAAACCGTCCAACAGGTACCAACACCCTGCATCCGCCCCTTTCTCCATCCAAAGAGATGACTCCCAGCACCCCTACGGCTCCTGCAGTGCcgtctctttccctttctccttcCAGCGCTTTCATGCAAAAGCAAGACACAGACTCCAAAAAACCAAAACAGTCCAAGAAGGAGAAGCGCATTGTAAAGAAACCCGACAACAACAACGGTGAGAGTTCGAGTTCTGATTCAGACACGGAGCATGGAGGGGCGGGTATCGAGATTCCTGTGACTCCTGGAGCTGAGCTTGACACCGGTATTCACTCACCAGCCACCGTCCAGAAGTACAGAGACATGATCACTACAGCCAAGGGCACAAAGTTGGCTTCGGGGAAACTCAAACAGGACGGGACTCCTAACTCGGCTCGCCGTAAGGCCATGGTGAACCGAGAGAAACGCTTCACCTTTGTCCTGGCGGTGGTGATCGGCGTGTTCGTCGTCTGCTGGTtccctttcttcttttcctaCAGCCTGCAAGCTGTGTGCCCCAAAACGTGCGAGTTGCCTAAGCCGGTCTTTACATTCTTCTTCTGGATCGGTTACTGTAACAGCTGCCTCAACCCCGTCATCTACACCATTTTCAACAAGGACTTCCGCAGAGCCTTCAAGAAGATCCTCTGCAAAAACACCAAGGGTACATTCTTTTAA
- the dusp2 gene encoding dual specificity protein phosphatase 2, producing MGVIGEPVEITSEELVQMLVTPEISGALLLLDCRPFLAFSRAHICRAHNAAWNSLLRRRCSRGTESGARLDCLLADRSLLGRVRTGEFRQIVVLDEKSRAVTELERESMTGLVLCALQRELHAGTARICFLQGGFDGFLALYPELCISAQDICGTQTTLSDSEQRVSGRTTPLYDQGGPVEILPFLFLGSAHHSSQRELLRRCNITAVLNVSSSCPNLFEHELSYMTLRVEDSMAADIRVLFPKAIHFIDSVKESGGRVLVHCQAGISRSATICLAYLIHARRVRLNEAFEFVKRRRQVISPNLAFMGQLLQFETDVLCPYTVLDSEDGATAFQYLCTDNTDLS from the exons atgggggttATCGGAGAACCGGTTGAAATCACAAGCGAAGAGCTCGTGCAGATGCTCGTGACACCGGAGATCAGCGgtgcgctgctgctgctggactGCCGTCCGTTCCTCGCTTTCTCGCGCGCGCACATCTGCCGCGCTCACAACGCCGCGTGGAACTCGCTGCTGCGGCGCAGGTGCAGCCGTGGCACGGAATCCGGCGCGCGCCTCGACTGCCTGCTCGCCGACAGGTCTCTGCTGGGGCGCGTGCGCACCGGGGAATTCCGCCAGATCGTGGTGCTGGACGAGAAAAGCCGCGCGGTCACCGAGCTGGAGCGCGAGAGCATGACGGGTCTGGTGCTGTGCGCGCTCCAGAGAGAGCTGCACGCGGGCACGGCGCGGATCTGCTTCCTGCAAg GGGGATTCGATGGTTTCTTGGCGCTCTACCCTGAGCTGTGTATCAGTGCACAGGATATTTGTGGGACTCAAACGACCCTGAGCGACTCAGAGCAACGAGTCTCCGGCAGAACAACACCTCTTTATGACCAG GGAGGTCCTGTAGAGATCTTGCCCTTTCTGTTTCTGGGCAGCGCTCATCATTCGTCTCAGAGGGAGCTGCTGAGGCGCTGCAACATCACAGCCGTCCTTAACGTCTCCTCGTCCTGCCCCAATCTGTTTGAGCATGAGCTGAGCTACATGACCCTGAGGGTGGAGGACAGCATGGCAGCGGACATCCGAGTGCTCTTCCCAAAGGCCATCCACTTTATAG aTTCAGTGAAAGAAAGCGGCGGTCGAGTTCTGGTCCACTGCCAGGCCGGCATCTCCCGCTCTGCCACAATCTGCCTGGCGTATCTAATCCACGCCCGCCGCGTGCGCCTGAACGAGGCTTTCGAGTTCGTGAAGCGCCGACGACAAGTCATCTCCCCAAACCTGGCCTTCATGGGCCAGCTGCTGCAGTTCGAGACAGACGTTCTGTGTCCTTACACGGTTCTGGACTCGGAGGATGGCGCCACTGCATTTCAGTACCTCTGCACAGACAACACAGACCTTTCATGA
- the LOC132853818 gene encoding izumo sperm-egg fusion protein 1 isoform X2: MTHTSSTSSLLLCLDITKKLQVTPGRFSVCSWLILVCVISGMKSCLQCDLDIRRMHDDFLDTKQQITVQEQMDLMKILNHAYVTYQDTSMQLSGVIDLTTLYRAQTEYQSEFRRHWQEPSTGSIQWDMIKILEKGNRILRKHLEVFVAEGLCPNKCGLLFQSVMNCSSCQYGLHMCQSDVPTKDCGEHHLIAKEGEQVVLDCFLPWHTLVAGHAEYHYSWKQGATKFSPEDEFEVLVVTEDSKIVLNQLSMSEQGVYRCFLLDQHGTTLSHTHFILTVTPTPTSPPRQIPTLPSLPHDDVRHVQLHTDTLIITLALLTVLTLSGILAIILCIVTRMRRQKKAEAEEEGQNTRLRRRDRILHDI; encoded by the exons ATGACACACACATCTTCAACGTCATCACTGCTGCTCTGTCTTGACATCACGAAAAAGCTCCAAGTGACTCCTGGACGCTTTTCTGTCTGCTCTTGGCTCATCCtggtgtgtgtgatctctggcATGAAGTCGTGTCTGCAGTGCGATCTTGACATCCGACGCATGCATGATGACTTCTTGGACACAAAGCAACAAATAACTGTGCAAGAGCAGATGGATCTGATGAAAATCCTTAATCATGCCTACGTCACCTATCAGGACACCAGCATGCAGCTCTCTGGAGTCATCG ATCTCACCACTTTGTATCGAGCACAAACCGAGTATCAGAGCGAGTTCAGGAGGCACTGGCAGGAGCCGAGCACCG GTTCTATTCAATGGGATATGATAAAGATCCTGGAGAAAGGAAATAGGATCCTGAGGAAACATCTAGAAGTCTTTGTTGCTGAAG gaCTGTGTCCAAATAAATGCG GTTTACTTTTTCAGAGTGTTATGAATTGCTCTTCCTGCCAGTATGGGCTGCACATGTGTCAATCTGATGTACCCACAAAGGATTGCGGAG agCATCATTTGATAGCAAAAGAGGGCGAGCAGGTGGTGCTGGATTGTTTTCTCCCATGGCACACTTTGGTAGCAGGACATGCTGAATATCATTACTCCTGGAAACAGGGTGCcacaaaa TTTTCACCCGAAGACGAGTTTGAGGTTCTGGTGGTGACTGAGGACTCCAAAATCGTCCTGAACCAGCTGAGTATGAGCGAGCAGGGAGTTTATCGCTGCTTCCTGCTGGATCAACATGGcactacactctcacacacacacttcatcctcACCG tcacgCCCACACCCACTTCACCCCCAAGACAGATCCCCAcacttccttccctccctcatGATGATGTGAGACATGTCCAgcttcacacagacactctgatCATCACTCTAGCTCTTCTCACAGTCCTGACCCTCTCAGGCATCCTGGCCATCATCCTGTGCATTGT GACGAGGATGAGGCGGCAGAAGAAAGCCGAAGCGGAGGAAGAAGGACAGAACACAAGATTAAGGAGAAGAGACCGGATTCTACACGATATATGA
- the LOC132853818 gene encoding izumo sperm-egg fusion protein 1 isoform X1, producing the protein MRPGATAMTHTSSTSSLLLCLDITKKLQVTPGRFSVCSWLILVCVISGMKSCLQCDLDIRRMHDDFLDTKQQITVQEQMDLMKILNHAYVTYQDTSMQLSGVIDLTTLYRAQTEYQSEFRRHWQEPSTGSIQWDMIKILEKGNRILRKHLEVFVAEGLCPNKCGLLFQSVMNCSSCQYGLHMCQSDVPTKDCGEHHLIAKEGEQVVLDCFLPWHTLVAGHAEYHYSWKQGATKFSPEDEFEVLVVTEDSKIVLNQLSMSEQGVYRCFLLDQHGTTLSHTHFILTVTPTPTSPPRQIPTLPSLPHDDVRHVQLHTDTLIITLALLTVLTLSGILAIILCIVTRMRRQKKAEAEEEGQNTRLRRRDRILHDI; encoded by the exons ATGAGACCag gAGCAACAGCAATGACACACACATCTTCAACGTCATCACTGCTGCTCTGTCTTGACATCACGAAAAAGCTCCAAGTGACTCCTGGACGCTTTTCTGTCTGCTCTTGGCTCATCCtggtgtgtgtgatctctggcATGAAGTCGTGTCTGCAGTGCGATCTTGACATCCGACGCATGCATGATGACTTCTTGGACACAAAGCAACAAATAACTGTGCAAGAGCAGATGGATCTGATGAAAATCCTTAATCATGCCTACGTCACCTATCAGGACACCAGCATGCAGCTCTCTGGAGTCATCG ATCTCACCACTTTGTATCGAGCACAAACCGAGTATCAGAGCGAGTTCAGGAGGCACTGGCAGGAGCCGAGCACCG GTTCTATTCAATGGGATATGATAAAGATCCTGGAGAAAGGAAATAGGATCCTGAGGAAACATCTAGAAGTCTTTGTTGCTGAAG gaCTGTGTCCAAATAAATGCG GTTTACTTTTTCAGAGTGTTATGAATTGCTCTTCCTGCCAGTATGGGCTGCACATGTGTCAATCTGATGTACCCACAAAGGATTGCGGAG agCATCATTTGATAGCAAAAGAGGGCGAGCAGGTGGTGCTGGATTGTTTTCTCCCATGGCACACTTTGGTAGCAGGACATGCTGAATATCATTACTCCTGGAAACAGGGTGCcacaaaa TTTTCACCCGAAGACGAGTTTGAGGTTCTGGTGGTGACTGAGGACTCCAAAATCGTCCTGAACCAGCTGAGTATGAGCGAGCAGGGAGTTTATCGCTGCTTCCTGCTGGATCAACATGGcactacactctcacacacacacttcatcctcACCG tcacgCCCACACCCACTTCACCCCCAAGACAGATCCCCAcacttccttccctccctcatGATGATGTGAGACATGTCCAgcttcacacagacactctgatCATCACTCTAGCTCTTCTCACAGTCCTGACCCTCTCAGGCATCCTGGCCATCATCCTGTGCATTGT GACGAGGATGAGGCGGCAGAAGAAAGCCGAAGCGGAGGAAGAAGGACAGAACACAAGATTAAGGAGAAGAGACCGGATTCTACACGATATATGA